CATCTTGTGAAGTGCTTTGAGCCTTTTACTACTGTACTTGGTTTACACTTACAAGATATTCATCACCTGCATACAAAAATGATCCACTTTGTCTTTATAGATACAACATCCACACCAAAGAACGTGGGATTGACACGGGGCTTGCACTGGATGTACGGATGAATGCTAACAAAGGAAAGCTGGTTGTTTTGTTTTCAGAATTAAATGAAGAGACGCTATGCGAGAATGGCCCCCAAACTCGCAAACGAGTTTGTGGTAATAGTTTTTCCTATAGAAGAACTCAGGTACAAGTCTTGGAGTGAAACACAAGTCCTCGATATTGATTCCCTGATTGACAGGGTCAAGTTATGCATATTTGTACTATCTGTTTTTTTCCCCCGTAGATTAgtgtattaaaacttaaaattgaaaattgatttggtTTCCATTTTCAGAAGGAGTTCATCTGGAACTACTCTACCAATGTTAAAGAAGTTCTTAGAGGAATTTCTAGGTGAGTATACAATACTAATGTTTTATTTCTGTTAGTTGTCATGGGCACGATTAAGTGCAAACTCAATATTCTATATTATCTAATTGAAAAACGAATTTGATTGTTATTTTTATTAATGACCACACCCTCGTGAATTCTAAGCTCATCGTCTGTCTGTGTTCCAGTAACTCTCGCGCTTGTTTAAAGACCAACCGTTACTGTTGCACCTTCATGTGATGTTGTGGTAATCATTAGTTTCACTCTTGCTTACCATACATGAAAAAGTTTTATTTAGTCCCTTTAGCACAGATGCAATCACTAGTGTCACTCTTTGCTTGTACTAATTTTATTTACATTAATTATAGGATAAAATCAATGAGTTGTTGCAAAGGGAGATACACCACCCACTAAGGCAGAAATATGTGCTGAAGTTTGAAGAGAAAGCGAAGATGCTGACGTACTATAGCCACTGCTGATTCTGACGATGAAGCACTTCATGGTATGATACAAAAACATGCTGACAGAATTCAAGCTACGCGCACAAAATGAGATGATCAAGAAATTACAAGAAAATGAAAGATTCACTCTAAGCATGATCCGTGAACAACAAAATCTGATGCGCAGAAGTGATCCAAGCGACATTAGCTCCGATAGAACAACAGAAAACCTAGTGCAAGAGCAACAATAAAATTTTCACTTGTCAAATGTTTTTGACTTGgcatcattttttttattggaaGTGATAATCAGATGCTTTTAGTTTGAATATTGTTTTAATAAATTTGAAGCTAACTAGTATTGTTCacaatgtttatttatttatatctGCGTAATGTATAATAAATCTCTTGATAATGATGGGATAGTCTAGGCTATCACTAAAGAAAATTTGGTGATAGCCTGTAATAACTTTTGAGACTGGTAATTTTGTCGGTAAAATGACAATGATATTGGTTGGAAAAGTTGTTTTGAAGACAATGATATTCGTTATTCACCATACAAAGACAATTCTAATTGGTCGTTATTTTTAGAGACAACTTGTTTTTTCCATTCATttcttattatgagacaaaaattaTTTCGCAGCTAAATTATAAATTTTTAAGAGACAAAATAAATTTCGCGGCTAAAATCATTTTATGTGACGATTTTGTTTCTTCACTATAAGTATATTTTGAGACGAAAAAATTCCGCCGCTAAAACTAGTTTAAGTGGTAAAATGTTTTCCTCACCAAAAAATACTTAGAGTGACAAaattcttcatcacaaaattagTGAACAgtgtcaattttattttctcacGAAAAGATAGTTTTGATGGCAAAAAGACTTATGTCACTAATCAAAAAATTCGGTGACAATTTCTTAAGGACGTCACAGAACACTTTCATTGACTCGCTATAGGTGATGAAATTTTTTGTGCCTCTGAATTCTTTTTGTAGCGAAGAAAATGGTTTTCATGACACAATGTATTGCCACTAAAAGCGATTTTTCTTGTAGTGGCAATGTCGATACCATTCGAACGAATGCATCTTTTATTAGCAAAATTATGTGAAAATTGAACACCCTTCCTTGAAATTGGCAATGATCGGCATTGTCGACTAACACTTCCCACAACCGATTGTTAACACACTTGAGAGATACTTAAGGGTAATTCAGCCGTCACAAAATTTATATGTATAAGGGGTTCTTAAACTACTATacaatgtttttttctttttctttttctttttttaagtatCCCCAATTTGTGAAAGTATTCTCCAATTATATCTTCTTTTAATAATAGGTTCAACTTTTGGGGAATTACAATTCCGGAACTAAAGCTGCTGATATGAGGATAATTATTTGgattgtgattttatgaataccAACTTGGCATCGAAGATTAAATATATGGTTATTTGGCGTTTGAGAGTTATATGGTAAGTGGTATTTAAGCTATCCCACTcaagtttttgtatatagatCGGCAAACACAGAGGGTAATTCATGTTCATTGTGCTTGAGGGTAACTTATGCAAGATATTCTTCATCATGTATCCGTGGGTACGCCgcataataatttatttaaggtGGTACACGATAGAATTTTTTTCAATTTGTGGGTataaaatacataaaactggttaaaaagaccaaaaccaataattcctgggtgaaaaggacacttagattttgatactgtttaaatggacaaaaatgtaaaaatagccaggatgtaggcctgtcaatggaagaatatccgtcggatatttagaaatacgatatccgacatgttaagcgCTACCGGATAtttgatatccgataatatcttataggatatcaaaatcagatatcgattccgataggctaagctgtcggatatccgataaatatccgatagcatccagttataacaaaaaagcttaaaaacccttgtaaaacattttcataattgacacttatgggatatttatccgacaatatccgatactagactcgaaattagaataaattacaaataagttcctatactatcggataccgaatattaacatttcggatgaggtctaatccgtttccgatatgttaaggaagaaatatccgataaaatatccgatccgatatccgataaaacggataaaatcgtATAGGATTTCggatactcggaaacggatacaggatatcggacaaatattgacaggcttaccaggatgtaaacagttttatcctgccaattttcaaatactttttcttattttttaatttacacaggatgcatccagtttcatcctcaatattttttaagtttaagccaggatgaattcagtttcatccttgctaaaaaaattttgtccatttcacccatactaatttttactcgtccatttgaaccatgttttaaaaatatttggataaatgacccattttccgtataaaATATGCATCTATCCCCtcttaattttctttcttttatgaaaTTTCCCTCTTCGAGAGTTCCTAAAAATTGGTTGAATGATTGTTTTGAAAATCCCCATAGAGGGGACTATGATATAGACTGGCCAGTCCTTTGTAGCACTATTATTTGGACATTAGGAAATCTAGGTGCAATATTGTGTTTAAGAAGGACAGCCAAAATAATTATTTAACAGAAAACAAAATCATCAAATATATTAATGGTTACATGACAGTGTGTAAATATGGTTATAATGTAATTGAAAATCTGTATTATAATCCTAGCAATGACAATGCTCTCCAAATTACAACCCAATACAGTCAGGGTCAATGTAGAAGTATGGATCTGAGAATTGACATTGTTCTTGCCATGATGTGTTCAACTGCAAAAGCTGGATTTGCTCTAACTTTGTGTGATCATACATGAATCATTAGAGTAGTTAGAGGGATACATGCAAATTGTGCAACCAGAGAAGATCTAGAAAAAGCTGGAGCAGATGCAGCTTTTAAATAGGCAACAAAATGGAGTGGCCATATTATAATTTTCTGAAGCGATTCTCAACCAACCCTTTTGCTGCTAATAGGAATGTATGCAGAAACTCCACACCAGAGATACAAAATTAGTGAAAACTTtggaaacaaaacaaaatttcatataaaATTCTTAGTTCATGATTTTATGCTAGTCATGAGAACAAATATCATTTGGGAGTCTCATTTGTCCAAGTTCTGTAACAAATATGCATTTGAGCATGTTTGGAAAGATATAAACCGTCGGGCTATCCTAACATATTTAAACATTCAAAATTGTAATGGAGTACCGGAACTCTCCTTACGAAGGATAACTGCATATGGACCTTTTGCATCAATGCCACGAGGATTTTCTCTTTTTCTGCAAAaaaaaaggtcctacaaattcaCCACCCCTTTGTCTAATAAACTCCGTGTAATAACATTTATATGTTGTCGATGTCACTCTAGTAAAGTGGTAACGTCATTGTACGACGATAATAATATAAGTGATTCGAGTTTGAAACTCGTCTGCACCAATTCCTTTAGCCATCAAAAAGAAGGATAAttattaaggtttttttttttctttttcccctctttctttttttttttactttaataGAGTTCTGTATAACAAAATTCCCTGATCCTTAGATTGTTAATGGAGACTCGGAAATACAAGCATGACTTATCAAAATACAGATATGTGTGAAGAAAAGGATAACACAATTAATCCACCGTTAACAAGGATGACCAATGAAATACATAAAAATTGGAATTAAAACTCCGAGCACTATTGGTGTTGTTATCTTTTTACCACTGTTGGTTGATGTTTCCTCATCTATTCCTGACGAAGTTTTTTTCCCTTTAGTGGTTGGGCATACTTCTTTATCAGAAAAACACAACTCATTCATTCCCTCTCCCGTCAACCTAAATTGGAAAAAAGAACAACTTGATTAATTCATATACTATGATTATCAATGATGTGAATACTTTTCAATGCTGAATTTCACTTACGTCAAATTTAACGTTCCTTCTTTCGATTTCTTCCTTAATGAAGTTGGCACTGTTCCAGTGAAAAAGTTATTCGCCAAATTCCTATACaagcaacaaaaagaaaaacaaaggattcataAATACATATATTTCATATTCATATatggaaaaaaagaaacaaaatcattTTAATGAGGTAAATTCCGTTTTTCTTGCCCGTATATATGATGTATTCAATAACTATAAAAATTAGATGTTTCCTTGACAGGTGAGAAAAATCCACTTCTGCCTATGTAAGCGAATATGAGGAGTAGAAATTATTCActcgaaaaagaaaaacaaaacttaCAGCACTTTCAGATTAGGAAAGtcagcaagaaaatcaggaaactCTTGTCCCAAAATATTATCGCTCAAGTCTCTGCAAACAATCATTACAAAATAGAGATTAATTAAATTAACAATTTAGTGTAATATTGTATCTTTTATGAACaatataaaaaatttaatttaTCACATGATTTCAAGTGCATCCAGGGTACTAAAATCGTAGAGATCTCCATTATATAGTGCTCCAGAGTGGTGCAGATTTCTGTAAAGGAGTTCAAATTAAAGATCAAAATATACACATGTTTTACTAGGTTTGCTAGACAAACAGGAAACGGCAGAAAAAGGGTTATACAAGTGAAGATTTTTTCATACAATGCTGTTACTCGAGGGGTATCACCGGAGCTACAGTTAACCCATGAATATGGCTCAGGAAGACAAGGATCAGCTTGATCATCCGTTGCTAAAGACCCAAGCGAATAATAATTATCTATCAACAACTGTATCGCCTTCACTGATAcgcaatcattcaaacaatttaaaacaaaAAACCAGTTAAAAGGGAATGCTGATAATCAATCAttttaatgaaaacaaataatcattcacctaataaaatggagaaaaaaagTAACACATAAGATCAGAAAGTTATACCATCATTTGAATTTGTTAATGCCGATACCGTCGTAAACAATAGAAACGGCAAAGATAATactgataagaaatgaacaatatTCACATTAGTACTCTTCATGATGCTATCAACCAAGTAGCTCAGAATATGATATGAACCAAGTTGTTGCTTAGAAAGAAATGACTAGTACTTGATCGTTTATCCACATGATGTATTTATAGCCTTAATTAATTAATCTTCACATCGTAAAGGTTTTGACCAAATTAATACAGTATAAAATGAagtttgaatttgttttcatttattATCAAGTTGATTGGAGAATTATTTAAGTTGTTGAATTTTCTTGTCCAAGTTGCATGCGGAACTTGTTTAGAATTTTCCTTATAAATTAATTGTCAACTCTTGTTCAGAAATTCGAAAAATATAATACCATGTGAAGGCTCTTAACTCAAAGTCCATAAGTCCAATACCTGCGTAAGTTCGCAGGATCCGGTTGTCAAAATAATTCCTTATGTCGAGAAGTAATCGACCTATCTAAATTCGCAATGCATTGACCAACCTAACGGTTGGTAGTATGTTGGATCTAATCTGTTACGTTTTCATTGTTTCTGTCAACTTGTATGTATTTGTATCCAAGAAAAGAAAGAAGTAGTTGTTTTCATATTTACAGCTAAAATTATTGTGCAACCAAAAACGGAATTGTTGGCATGCGACAGATAATTTTGGCCGATCATGGAGGTAGATTCTACTACCTAATGGGACGACTTATAGGCCACAATAATTGAACCAAAAGTCATGGACCACAATTCTAACCTTAAGGCCGATCATGGGTGTGAATTTGCAAAAGAAGTTTTCATTGACTGAGCTAAGGAGAAAAAGTGGAAGACAAATTGATGCTTTGACTTtgtaatccgttttaacaaaagcGTAACTGGCTGTAAATGTGTATCCACATAATTCATCACCCGTCACGTGTCTAAGGAGTCACATGTGGAAGACCCACAACTTGAGATATCAAGGCACGATGCCACGTATCAACATCCAAGAAACATATGTCATCTATATATAATCATCAtcgaactgatctgatggctaagAATCACGGAGCACCGAAAGAACGAGTCATCGCGAAGTACTGAAGAGCACCCGAAGCTCTGCTTTATCCCCTCTCGAGGAAGATACAAAATCAATGGTGAGGATTGGTCTCACTGACGAGGATGGGACAAGGACACCCGACACCTGTCTGACGCGTGCGGACaatcccaaccacccgcattaaataccctaaGCATAGGATACGTGTCAATCAACATGTGGAAGAGAAAGAGGCAACCCTTCGTTGCCGCACATGACCGTTGAAGCCTTCAGTCAAGAACGAAGACATTGGCGGGATTAACACAGAaatcaagaagataaggttgcaactatCTCTAACAGTGGACCCCATGTatcatccctataaatacccctctccactaagagagaaggggtcgaccggTTTTTAGTAAGAATAAGAGATCttaaagagagagaaataggaagagtaagtatgagttcCATTTCCCCCCTTAGCTTCGTGATTCAGAGAACCGTTTAACTATCATTGTAACTCTTCAATATATAGTGAAACTCCAACCCCCGTAGATGTAGGCCTTAGttttgaaccacgtaaatcattttCTCATTTACATTCAGCACTTTACTTTTTGTCTTATTGTTATGTTTTGATCATATGCATGGTTCGATCTAATCCCCCGTGACCAGACCAtgacgagcccgaaggctcagAGTCTGATAGGCTTCGAACTCATAACATCTTATGTGTATTTCATTCCTCTTATTGATTTTATATgaaatgcgaatattgtttgtgagcACATGGATGCCATCGTAATTTATGtattcacaatctggcgctagaaatagggacactagtcccggtaaaagatttatctttcccTGTGATCTTGCTTTTTGGCTCTCAGCACTATTCCCCCTACAATGGTGTTTTGAGCGGTTTGCATTTAAGTTTCGAACAGCTCACCCGCGTTGTCTTTGAAAAAATGTTCCAGGACTATGTTTTCTTTTAGATCAATGTACTTCTGCAAAAAGCATGATAGATCCATGTTCTCTTTGACAAAACCTTTTCGGATTTATATTTTTCCCCTCGAGTAAAATGATTTCTCTGACAAAACCTTTCGTTAAAGTTTTCATTATCCTGATATATTTTCTAACAAAACACACATTGAAGCTAGGCGCACATCTATAAAACCTGTGGACTTGTCACTTTTCGCAAAGTATTGCTAAATCTGTCAGTAAATCTGTGTTTACAATGATCAAACCTACATTTCCCCCTAAATACTTTGAAAACTTTTAAATACCCACTGTGATCTCTTCGAGCTATGTTCTCTTCGAAAACACTTAAAGGAACCTTTTGGTATATTCCCTTTTCTTTGAACAAACTTTGCTGACAAAATCAACATGGCTTCCGTTTTTTCGACTACGTCTTATTTTTGCAGAAAAGTTAGAAGTGGAGAAAACAAAGGAAGTGGGAAAACCAAAGCCTCGTCAAAAGAAACACCAAGAACCACCCCGGTGATAACCCATAGCAAGCAAAAGGGCGAAAAATCGAAGGTATCCAACCAGAAGCCAGATGccgcggaaatcacctcaccatTGCATGCTAATACCGTAGCAGCAGAAGCCATCAAAGAAGCAGCGGCCAAAGCCAATGCATCAAGTATGATGGCAGCTAACCAAACTCATGAGCAACGAGAAGGTTTTGAAGAGTCAACAATGCATCAACCGGCCCTCGGAATGCCCCCAATAAACGACCAAAACCAAGCCCTGCCAGCTACTCAAACTTTGCTGATAGTGAATCATCCAACGCCCTCACGCGTGGATCCACCAGCAGTTATACTTGATCCTCCTCCTCCTTTAATACACATAGTAGACGAAGGTCACACCGTGGCTATTGGAGGACTTGTGCGGGCTGGGACCCAAAATCAAGGATCAAACCATTCCCCTCAACTGATGGCTGAGTTTGAGGAATTAAAAAAGAACCAGCGAGTCTACGCAGATGTTGTAGCGCTACTGGCTCGGGAAAATCAATAACTCAAGGACAGGATCGCCCAAAGCATAGGAGTGGCACGCCAACATGACGAAGCAAACTCAAAGGAACCGGAGCCCAATCGTGACCGAATAATCATCGTGACCAACGCCAACAATCCGGAACCACTAAACCGAAGTCCATCCAGAGGAAACAGATTATCCGATCCAGATTATACCCCCGACGATTCAGATTATTTTGATAGTGAAAATCAAAGATTAGAGCGATCCACGATAAAAGACGACCACCAGCAGGAGATGGAGGACCTTCGTGCGGAAGTGATGGATGAAATCAAGCAGCTGAAAGCTAGACAAGAGGGGAATACTAGAAGAGGTGATGAGAGAAGCCAACACCACACCGATGACTCACCACCTGTCCAAAGCGCTTATCCCTCAAAAGTTTCATGTTCCAACATTCGAATGTTACGACAGATCCAGCGACCCTGCAGCTCATCTTCGGTATTATAATCGCATCTTAGCCCGATGGGATCAAAACGATGCAATCCTTTGCAGATACTTTCCTTCAAGTCTAGAAGGATCGGTATTATCTTAGTTTGACAACCTACCACCCAACTACATCGATTCCTATAGCCATCTCACTGAGagattcttaagaacatacatgtacaacaaagatgTCAACGCCGGTATGGACAAGCTCTTTTCTCTGGCAATATATTACAAGGTAACGATCAGGGAGTTTAccgacagatggcacaagatttgaAAATCTATAGGGAACGTAGATCCAGTGGTCAGCATCAATTGTTACAAGTGGAGTTTAGATAGAATGAGCCCACTATTTGTCGAGATCCATGAAAGTGTACCAACAACCGAAGGGGATCTTCGAATCATCATCGAGAAGCATGCCCGTTTGGAAGAAATTCAACGAGAAAATCCAAGGGCCCAAACACAGTGATCTCATGGGACCAACTCAACGGAACAAGCCAGCGTATCCAAAAGGGGTAACTCAGCGGAACGCCCACACGAAGATAGGAGAGGACGAAAAGATGATGGTCGGCGTGATGATCGGAAATTTGAAGACCAAGTCTTCACAAAGCTGAATACTAACTAtactcgtatcctacgagaaatCAAGGATCGAGAAGGCCTGGAATAGCCTTGGTCCAAAGGGAAGCATCCCCCGAGGTCAGAAAAATCAAGGGATTACTGCGAGTACCACTTCTTTAACGGGCACCAAACCGAGAAATGCAAGAATATCAAGATAATGATCCATAAGTTAATTGACGCCGGTGACCTCAAGCAATACGTACAGAAGGGAGAAACCTACGAAAGGTCAAAGCGAAGAAAGAAAGTCCAATTACCCGAAGGAAACCGAAGTGTCAACACCATCTCATGCTCCGAAGCTACTGGACCCTCGCTAACCTCCCAAATAGGGAAAAGACTAAGAAATCAATTCGAGGATTATTGTGAGCTGTACAAGATCGATGGGGCAGAATTGGAAGAACACGAGCAATGGATGAATGCACATATGaccttcgatgctgaagatatagAGGAAGACATGGAAGATCACAACGACCCCTTGGTCCTCACCCTACCAGTGGCTGGGTGCAACATCAGGAAGATCCTTATTGACGGAGGAAGTTCAGTTAATGTTTTGTTCTATGACACATTCAAACGGATGGAGTTGAACGACGAGCAACTCAtgtcctcttat
This portion of the Papaver somniferum cultivar HN1 chromosome 11, ASM357369v1, whole genome shotgun sequence genome encodes:
- the LOC113320776 gene encoding senescence-induced receptor-like serine/threonine-protein kinase isoform X2, with translation MKSTNVNIVHFLSVLSLPFLLFTTVSALTNSNDVKAIQLLIDNYYSLGSLATDDQADPCLPEPYSWVNCSSGDTPRVTALDLSDNILGQEFPDFLADFPNLKVLNLANNFFTGTVPTSLRKKSKEGTLNLTLTGEGMNELCFSDKEVCPTTKGKKTSSGIDEETSTNSGKKITTPIVLGVLIPIFMYFIGHPC
- the LOC113320776 gene encoding LRR receptor-like serine/threonine-protein kinase IOS1 isoform X1, with amino-acid sequence MKSTNVNIVHFLSVLSLPFLLFTTVSALTNSNDVKAIQLLIDNYYSLGSLATDDQADPCLPEPYSWVNCSSGDTPRVTALNLHHSGALYNGDLYDFSTLDALEIIDLSDNILGQEFPDFLADFPNLKVLNLANNFFTGTVPTSLRKKSKEGTLNLTLTGEGMNELCFSDKEVCPTTKGKKTSSGIDEETSTNSGKKITTPIVLGVLIPIFMYFIGHPC
- the LOC113322320 gene encoding uncharacterized protein LOC113322320, which translates into the protein MIHKLIDAGDLKQYVQKGETYERSKRRKKVQLPEGNRSVNTISCSEATGPSLTSQIGKRLRNQFEDYCELYKIDGAELEEHEQWMNAHMTFDAEDIEEDMEDHNDPLVLTLPVAGCNIRKILIDGGSSVNVLFYDTFKRMELNDEQLMSSYYTIYGLNGAPTKPLGDIILQVDAGPMKPAMGAQDQRSSSDLSSIP